In a genomic window of Mageeibacillus indolicus UPII9-5:
- a CDS encoding Gfo/Idh/MocA family protein gives MSKTADFTFPISCGLIGLGRVGIKHLRAIKSLKTFRLVLVITRRPERAKAIVTRVLGSVAAEKVEFLTSIEAIKTWPRIFAIATPSGEHYFAAKAALINHCHLILEKPMALKLAECRELCELAKQNQCHIVMCHIYRYFPLMADLQQNIVAEKYGRLLHINCQLAWGHDAAYYRQAWRGTWQNDGGALMNQGIHACDLAVWLSGSRPVSVQAYTSKFVHTDLEAEDTACMQGYCLNGTTFQIWSSTATNPKAPTAQINLYFTHGEISVSLKNGRPWLKITGTANGAPKRRNYVGALIKKVLSPSKCKFKERLGIVLHPHQGIYADMADLCREDNGAAAYSLRRGALAGDKDGYNAVELVIAAYLSSRNHNLPVALPLDPAAAEPYNNEPTVYNK, from the coding sequence ATGTCTAAAACAGCTGATTTTACTTTTCCTATATCCTGTGGCTTAATCGGTCTCGGCCGGGTAGGTATTAAGCACTTACGCGCTATAAAAAGTTTGAAGACCTTTCGTCTGGTTTTGGTCATAACTCGCCGTCCCGAGCGTGCGAAAGCAATTGTAACCCGGGTGCTCGGCAGTGTCGCCGCTGAAAAGGTAGAATTTTTAACTTCCATCGAAGCAATTAAAACTTGGCCGCGGATTTTCGCCATTGCCACGCCTTCCGGGGAACACTATTTTGCCGCCAAAGCAGCTTTAATCAATCACTGCCACCTTATTTTGGAAAAACCGATGGCCTTAAAGCTTGCCGAATGTCGTGAATTATGCGAATTGGCGAAGCAAAATCAGTGTCACATCGTAATGTGTCATATTTATCGTTACTTTCCTCTAATGGCAGATTTGCAGCAAAACATTGTCGCAGAAAAATATGGCCGTCTACTGCACATAAACTGTCAGCTTGCTTGGGGACATGATGCTGCATACTACCGACAAGCTTGGCGTGGTACTTGGCAAAATGACGGCGGAGCTTTAATGAATCAGGGTATTCACGCTTGCGATCTGGCCGTCTGGTTAAGTGGCAGTAGGCCGGTCTCTGTTCAAGCTTATACAAGCAAATTTGTCCACACCGATTTGGAAGCGGAAGACACCGCCTGTATGCAAGGGTATTGCCTAAACGGCACGACTTTTCAAATTTGGAGCAGCACAGCAACCAATCCTAAGGCACCTACCGCTCAGATAAACCTTTATTTCACCCACGGAGAAATTTCCGTCAGTCTGAAGAATGGCCGTCCTTGGCTAAAAATTACCGGCACAGCGAATGGCGCACCCAAGCGAAGGAACTATGTTGGTGCACTGATAAAAAAAGTTTTGTCGCCTTCAAAATGCAAATTTAAAGAGCGGCTGGGCATTGTACTGCATCCACATCAAGGGATATATGCAGATATGGCTGATCTTTGCCGTGAGGATAATGGGGCGGCAGCCTACTCGCTGCGGCGCGGAGCTTTAGCCGGAGATAAAGACGGCTACAATGCGGTGGAACTGGTAATTGCCGCTTATTTGAGCAGTCGCAATCATAATCTGCCCGTTGCTCTACCGCTCGACCCGGCGGCGGCCGAACCATATAATAATGAACCGACCGTATACAATAAATGA